TTTTAAGCATCTACTGGCCTCCTCAATACTGTGCAAAATGCATTGATGACTTTTCCGAACTGCTGTCTGTCATCTGTGTTTACTTTGTCTTTGTAGTTATTGTTGGCTAATTTAACATcgatgttgacaacccccagaaGAGcagcactaaataactgttgtTGAATTCTGGGTAACTATGGACTGACTCAGCATGTGAtggagcccacacacaataagaGGCACactctactctggttttaatcATCTCCAAGGGTCCTAAGGACTAAGGTGGTGGTGATTGAtgctctgatcattcctgtgttttctttgagatgATATCGCTGTACACACAAATCTTCAACTGGGGTTAATCACAAAATGGTGTATTCAGAAAGGACTTTTCTTCCACACCTGCCGAGTGCCATTACCTCGCtggtaaaatgaaaaaagataaTATTGAAAAGCTGaacacagctgaaacaaatcTCTACCTTCAATATGACACATAGGTCTATAAAGAGAGTATGCAAGGCAGTCCTTCTTTGCTAACATCGttgccaaaaacaataataatgcacGTGCTATTATTGACAGTATGACAAAACCTTTTGTGTCAGTATCCCTTGAACTTGTATCCACTGAGTtatgcaatgaatttgccttcTCTTCCACTGACAAAATTCAGAAAACCAGACAAGATGTCAGCACTGTCCTTGCatccatttaaaacaaattagcaTGACATAATTTGCCATAAAACCCTGGAGGATATTGTCCAAGATCTGAaattctcctcctgctgccttgatattctgcctaCAGGCTTTTTcgaaggtgtttttttttctacttgGCAACAGATCTGCAAATAGTTATCACTTCTCTACTCTGAGCCTGTTTACAGAACCAGAAACTGCAGTTATTAAGCCACgattaaaaaaaggaagaatCGAGACAACTCACCAACTCATTAGCCCAAAGTTATTGAAAAGTCAGAGTGGAATTTGCTGGGTTGTCATGTCTCAGTTTCATACTTAGAACACGTGATGACAACTGTGCATTTGCCACTAAAAACTAAAGATGTAGTGGAAACCTCTGGAAACAGTTAGGAAAGTGGACATGAAGTGTGAAGTGAAAGTGGAGTTAAGATTATTTAGAAATATCTATTATTAGTTATCAAAGAATCATATAGATTTAGAATACTTTTTTTCACTCACTTTCTCAAGATAAAGCCTTTAAAATGACTAATAATTAATGGGTTACGTTATCAACCACAtgtcactgatttttttttattcaaattctATTTACAGCACAGGTACAGACATCCCCATGATCGCATGTGACAGAAATCACTGTAGCGTACCTCATAACATGTAAGCAATAGCAAACCACTGAAAGTTACAATTCAAGGCACAtgaaaaaacatctgaaaatattttacattcataTTTGTAGAAGCCTGCACAACATGAACATATTTAGGACAGGGTCATactgaagagaaagaaaacctTTAAATGCTTCATGCTTGGTACCTTCATTCACACCGCACATACAATCCTCAGTAGGAAACATCATAATTCCTACAATATAACATCACAAACAGTGAACCCAGCTGTGGCTGATGGAGACCAGTTGTGCTGCTTGCCCAACAGTTCAAGCAAAGTGAGTAAAACGGTGACCATCATGTTCATTCAATATTTCAACCTCACATTGTGTTCAAATCACAAGACCGCTCTCTTTTATTGAGGAGACGTTCTTAATGGCACAAAACCTCCGTCCACAGAGTCCCTGAGAACCAGGAATAAAAGAAGTTTGACTATTTTTCCACCACTTTTTCAAGATCCTTCGTCCACCGTcagctcctgcagctcctcctgcagggcATCCAGCTGCTCTGTTTGGTTCTCCTCTCGCTGTTCTGAATCCTGCTCGTGTTTGTCCTGGTTTGTCTCCTCCTCTGATGCTTCATCTTGGAGGTCTTCCTCTGTCTTTGGCTCCTCACGTCCACTCTCCAGGTTCTCCGAGCTCTCGAAGCAGCCTGAATCCCTCGGCTCCTTGGTGTCCTCCACAGATCTGTCTTCCTCTTCTGGCTCTGACTCTTCTTCAGCTACATGGAGCAAAgatgaacacattttaatacagAACAGCTCAATACAGGCCTTTTTTTAATTCATCCTGGACTCTGAGAGGTCTGTTCATCTTATTTCAGCTAAGTCTGTCAACAAATACAAAAGAACCAATCTCATAAATATGTTCAGATTACTCTCTATTTTGAGATTGTGTGCGTAATTTATTGTCCTGGGACTGGCTGACTGTAGGTGTTGTCAAAATGCTTTTTACAGACCCACCAGGGGGCTTTGTCACTCTCTTGAGTTTCGGGTCAATGTCCATTAAAGTGTGATTTTAGTTTGTGGgattttttacaataaaaattgTGTATTAATGCgctaatttttttttctgttgagcTCCACTATCAtctcagatttgtttttctagGTCAGGACATTTAGTAGTTGCTACATAACCAGCTGAACAGGTTGGATTGTTTTTGGCTTCCTGCAAGTCATTCATTCAAAATCTATGAAAACAGTCCCAGTCAGGGTGTGTTGCATTCTTTCATTGCCAATaggtttttaataaatatgtagattttttttttttaactttcccTTGATTCTAATATTAATCTCAACACAGTagatatcatcatcatcatacagGAAAGGAAGAAAGTGCAGTGCCAGTCAACAGTGAATAATAAGAATAAGGTTTGTAGCAGCTAACTGTAACACTAATGGAAGTCCATAAACTGTATTCGACATACAGCTGTTGTTCCTGGTGTTCAAATCATGTTTAATGATTTGTCTGAAGCTCAGATGAGCCAAGATATCAGGGGAAAGCCGGGAAAGTGAGTGAGTATAACTACAAACTGTGAGTGTAATGCAGTGCAACTGAGCCATTAAATGCACTTAATTATGTAGCTGATGCAGAAAAAATATGACTGTAGCATAATTTATTCCCTGAAGACACGCTGCCTAAACACGACATCTGAGTGGCACAAAGTGACTCTAAAATTAGCAGTACTTACAGTACTGTTTTTTAATGggacattttttttctgatctGAAATTCTGGATTAGAGGTATCTTCTTATTTCCAGCCAGTAGAGCATCATATGAAATATTGTTGCAGCATCACAGTTTGTAAACCTACAGTCTCTCAGCAGCTCAGAGGCATTCAGGATCTTGGAGCGCTGCTCGGGGTCGGTGATGTTCAGCTCGTTAAGGTGAGATTCCTTCAGTCCTGCAAAGTCTTCCAGGCTCTGGAAACCGTGCATGGACAGCAAAGAACTCAGCTcctgaaacacaacaacatacaacataaaCTCAACATTAAGATGGATATGCATGATTATGACAATGCGGCTCCAGCGTAACAAACTGTCATCAGAGAGTATCTTACAGTAAGACCGATGGTGTCCAGCACCTCCTCCAGGGTCTTGGGTTTGGACTTGGCTCGGCCGATCTTGCTGTTGCGGTGTCTTCTCTTGGAGGGGGGGCTGTCTGGCAGCAGGTTTACGTAGATGAACTTAAAGGAGCCCACTTTGTTGTTGAGCTTCCCTGTCCAGGTCCCGACAGGGGGCTTCTCAATGATGTGGATGATGTCTCCTTTCTGTAAGCGAGAGATGACGCATGAGCGCCAGACTTAGTCATGATGATGTCACCAAAGGATACAGACGAAAGACCTTGAGAGCAAGAATAATTTGGCCAAACAACATCTCTCCATTTACTCAAAATATGCATCACTTGTGTAGAATGATATGAAGGGAATGAAAAGCAAAACATGAATTTGAAATTTGAACAGACTTTCAATTAACAGACGTTTCTCCTTGTGCACTACTGTATAATTTTCATTGTAATGACACAATCACTactgaaattatgttttttgatcaaacagtcagtcagtcatggGGTGATGTAGTCTAAACTTTGCCTTGAAGAATAATAATCTTGTTTCACTTGGTTAACAAGCTCCCTGGAGGAAGAAATGACAAGACAGCTGAAGAGGCCGAGGATGGCATCAGAGACAGCGAGGAAGACTTCCCCTCTGAAACTCACTTGAAGTTTGAGCGACTCAACATCGTAGGGGCTGGGCGTGAAATCAGTGTGAACCAGAGCGCGACCACAGAAAGGTCCGTTGTAAGAGAGGCCGTTCTCCTCCAGTCTCATGCTGTCCCTCTGGCAGTATCCACTGTCCAAGCTCTGTCTGTCGCTGCCTGAGGTGCACAGATAAGAAGCGGGGTCAGATTCATCCTGAGCCTTCAGATACCTATTGTTAAGGAGGGGTTTTGCTTGTCTTTATGTCCACAGGTTCAAAACACAGTTCAAATAGCTGCACATGAATAGACAGAGGAGACTGTCAGGGTAATAGACATGCTGAAGGGAGATTCTGAGCCAAAAACATAATACACTATCAATATTAATAGTTCATTATAGTTTATTAAAGAAATAGTCATTTCTTTGTCTTCCTAGTATTTGGTTGATAATTGGCTCTAGGTTTTTTTGGTAGTGCAGTTCTCATAATGCTTTGgggatgtaaacaggaagtataaTGTTGCCATGGAGTCAGTGAGTTGGCAAATTGGCAACATTGAAAGTATGGCTCTCAGTAGTTCCTGTTTTCAGTGTACCCCCGGATGAAGACAGCTATTACTGAATTACTTTGATACggaagaaaacttaaaaacaagatgattctcaggcaagttctgGAGTTATAGGGTCTTTATTCTATGACTTGTAGACTTGTCATGACTTGTATTTATGTACGTTAATTTATTTATGAACATTAAAGATAATGTACATAAGTgtaatctaaaaatatgtgtatCAAGTCTTAGGAGTTATATGCCCCCTTCAACTCCCCCTCATAGTTTGGACACCTCTGGTTTGCAGGGACAcagattacagtacagtacacttACTGCCTGAGAGTTGGCGGGTGAAGGGGCCAGGCGCGGTGTCCTCTGACCCTGTGGAGCACACAGACGTCCTCTGTCCTGCGCTCAGATCTGGAAGCCAGTCAGGAGAGACCGGAGACAGATCCTCACCGCTCTCACCCTGGAGACACAGAAGACAACAGTGCAGGTCAGAGGTCCAGTCCATTCACTCAATTAGTAATGCTGACTTGAAACTGAAGGTGACATAATGAAGAAGCTTTCcttagaaaacattttttcaaaaCAACAGCGATGTCATATTTTATAAGGAGCCTGGAAACTGACAAAATGCCATAAAAGTTATCAGAGAAGTCAAAAATATAATTAACGTTTGCTAGGACAGAAAATAGGAAAATTAGAATTGAATAAAAGgtataaagtgtattttttggcTAAATGGGAGTTATCACTATATTGATTGATTAATGAAGGATTATCATGGATGTATTGACTAAACACGAACACATGTACGGGATGTAAAGAGGTATTCTTATGTTTTTAGTCTCTCTATGAGCTGGATGTGAAACTCACTCACAGATCAGGATTAGCTAGCCATACTCTGGTTTGTTGTTTGCAGTCATGTGATTCCGTTGTTACTTGAAATTCAGATTGAGGTAG
This portion of the Micropterus dolomieu isolate WLL.071019.BEF.003 ecotype Adirondacks linkage group LG19, ASM2129224v1, whole genome shotgun sequence genome encodes:
- the sash3 gene encoding SAM and SH3 domain-containing protein 3; protein product: MLRRRPSNASEKEQVQVQKKKLTLQRSSSFKDFMKHKPTSPVVSEKEFTLEENVAECVTAEEAVKSGSKLGKKWRNVISRTMTRKTSKMVQKALAEEGGESGEDLSPVSPDWLPDLSAGQRTSVCSTGSEDTAPGPFTRQLSGSSDRQSLDSGYCQRDSMRLEENGLSYNGPFCGRALVHTDFTPSPYDVESLKLQKGDIIHIIEKPPVGTWTGKLNNKVGSFKFIYVNLLPDSPPSKRRHRNSKIGRAKSKPKTLEEVLDTIGLTELSSLLSMHGFQSLEDFAGLKESHLNELNITDPEQRSKILNASELLRDSEEESEPEEEDRSVEDTKEPRDSGCFESSENLESGREEPKTEEDLQDEASEEETNQDKHEQDSEQREENQTEQLDALQEELQELTVDEGS